The Sulfolobus islandicus Y.N.15.51 sequence CAGATCCACTTGAGGATACTATAGAATATGGCAAGAGCATAGCTAGATTAATGACTAGACTAGGTGGTGGGAAACCAATATTACAAAGGCTAATAGATTTTCAAAAAGGAAGAAGGAGCACGTGGGAGAGAATAAATAGGTCTACCGTAAAACCAACCTTAAGAGATGTGACACCAGGAGACATAAGTATGGGACTTCCTTACAGAGTAGTAGATAATTTAATAGATGGTTTAGAAAGGCTAGATAGTATAGCACCAGGTATATTCTCTTCAAATACGCTGCTATATGCACCAGAAATAAAATACTATAGCGTAAGAGCTGTAGTGGATAATAATATGGAAACTGTAGTTGATAATTTATTCGCAGCTGGTGATGGAACTGGACTTTCTAGAGGAATAAACGTAGCTGCCGCAACTGGTATATTAGCTGCAAGAGGAATTGCTATTAAGTTAGGGTTAGATTAATATATCACGTTAACGCCTTTTTAATTATGGATTTATCCGAAATTTCAGATATTGATAAGGAAATATTAATGAAACTAGAATACAACTTTCCCTTTGACCCTCAACCTTTTAAAATTATTAGTGAAGAATTAAAAATTTCTGAGGAAGAATTATTAAATAGAATTAAAAAATTGCTAGAAGATGGTATAGTTAAAAGAATAGGAATGTATGTTAGTTTTAGAGCAAAAGGAATGGATGGAGCTTTAATTGCAGCACGTATACCTCAAGATAAGATAGAAAAGTTTAGAAAGATTGCGCTAGGAATTAAAGAACTAACCCACAATTATGTTAGAGATCATCCAAAGTATAACATATGGTTTGTTTTAAAGGCAAGCGATAGAGATACGCTTAACAAGAATGTTAAAGAATTACTAAGCCAGGTGGATTGTAATGATTATGTCATATTATATTCTAAAAGAACATTGAAATTAAGTGTAAAATATGATGTCATAAGAGGTGTATCATGGAGTCCTAACAATACCATAAAAAGTCTTAATAAAGTTCCTACTGCGGAAGAACTAGGGATAGACAAACAGCTATTAACAGAGTTATCTTATCCATTAAAAATCTCACAAAGACCATTTAAAGAAATAGCGGAAAAACATAAAATGAAAGAAGATGAGCTAATCGAATTAGTTAGAGAATTATATGATAAAAATGTAATTAAAGATTATGGGGCAACCCTTAATGGAGAGAAAATAGGAATAGTTGAAAACGGGATGGTTCTGCTAGATACTAGTAATATAGAAAAAACTTGTGAAAAACTAGCTTTAAACATTCCAGAGGCTACACATGTAGTACTTAGAGAATCTAACGATGAAGGCTGGAAATATTTGTGTTATAGTATGATACATGCAAGTAGGAAAGAAAC is a genomic window containing:
- a CDS encoding Lrp/AsnC family transcriptional regulator; this translates as MDLSEISDIDKEILMKLEYNFPFDPQPFKIISEELKISEEELLNRIKKLLEDGIVKRIGMYVSFRAKGMDGALIAARIPQDKIEKFRKIALGIKELTHNYVRDHPKYNIWFVLKASDRDTLNKNVKELLSQVDCNDYVILYSKRTLKLSVKYDVIRGVSWSPNNTIKSLNKVPTAEELGIDKQLLTELSYPLKISQRPFKEIAEKHKMKEDELIELVRELYDKNVIKDYGATLNGEKIGIVENGMVLLDTSNIEKTCEKLALNIPEATHVVLRESNDEGWKYLCYSMIHASRKETIRNVANEISKETDSRSYMILFSLENLKPGIVI